A window from Nitrosopumilus adriaticus encodes these proteins:
- a CDS encoding MBOAT family O-acyltransferase — translation MLFNSPDFIIFFIFVVSVVVIFKYRKFQHLFLLVASYFFFYYTSNYLIILLIFSTLLDFYAGREIWKSQNITRKKIIFSISLAGNLGLLGFFKYADFGISQINAVSHSLGFESIPFLNLALPIGISFYTFQTISYTADIYRGKLEPSKTLREFALFVAFFPQLVAGPIVRAKDFLPQLREKMENFGTNRLSLISIHDRNLKLGITIMAFGFLKKMFFADNIAPMVNDIFSNPIGLESFTIILGTIAFGIQIYGDFSGYSDIAIGAALILGFKLPLNFNKPYFATSPSDFWRRWHISLSSWLRDYLYIPLGGNKKSTGRTYFNLMTVMFLGGLWHGASWNFVVWGLLHGLYLAVHKLILNKFPILKNNSFFKSKIGKIVSISVTQYFVFLAWIPFRVHDVDSMMYSIEKYVLIDFQLISLFTTASQHRFAIGLIILFVILNFITFKKPNLVESISNMRLSYWILILIIIMSSILFFFDGNPEDFIYFRF, via the coding sequence ATGCTTTTCAATTCCCCTGATTTTATAATATTTTTTATTTTTGTAGTATCAGTAGTTGTAATTTTCAAATATAGAAAGTTTCAACATCTCTTCTTACTTGTTGCATCATACTTTTTCTTTTATTATACCAGTAACTATCTGATTATTCTACTGATATTTTCTACACTTCTTGATTTTTATGCAGGTAGAGAAATTTGGAAATCACAAAATATTACCCGCAAAAAAATAATATTCTCAATCAGTCTTGCTGGAAACCTTGGATTATTGGGATTCTTCAAGTATGCTGATTTTGGAATATCTCAAATCAATGCAGTATCTCATTCGTTAGGATTCGAATCAATTCCATTTCTCAATCTTGCATTACCCATAGGAATTTCATTTTACACGTTTCAAACAATTAGTTATACTGCTGATATCTATCGAGGGAAATTAGAGCCTAGTAAAACATTAAGAGAATTTGCTTTGTTTGTGGCATTTTTCCCACAGCTAGTTGCAGGACCCATTGTAAGAGCCAAGGACTTTTTGCCCCAACTAAGAGAAAAGATGGAGAACTTTGGAACCAACAGACTATCTCTGATCTCAATTCATGACAGAAATCTCAAACTAGGCATAACAATTATGGCGTTTGGTTTTCTTAAGAAAATGTTTTTTGCAGATAATATCGCACCTATGGTAAATGATATATTTTCAAATCCTATTGGCTTAGAGTCATTTACAATTATTTTAGGCACAATAGCTTTTGGCATTCAAATCTATGGTGATTTTTCAGGTTATTCTGACATTGCAATTGGAGCTGCACTAATTCTAGGCTTCAAGTTGCCCCTGAACTTCAACAAACCGTATTTTGCAACCTCTCCATCAGATTTTTGGAGAAGATGGCACATCTCACTGTCAAGTTGGCTTCGAGACTATCTGTACATTCCATTAGGTGGAAACAAGAAATCTACAGGCAGAACATATTTCAATTTGATGACAGTTATGTTCCTAGGAGGATTATGGCATGGAGCATCATGGAATTTTGTTGTCTGGGGATTATTACACGGATTATATCTTGCAGTTCACAAATTAATTCTAAATAAATTCCCAATTCTTAAAAACAATTCATTTTTCAAATCAAAAATAGGAAAAATAGTTTCAATATCAGTCACACAGTATTTTGTGTTTCTAGCATGGATTCCATTTAGAGTACATGATGTAGACAGTATGATGTATTCAATTGAAAAATATGTTTTGATAGATTTTCAATTAATTAGTCTTTTTACAACTGCTTCTCAACATAGATTTGCAATTGGATTGATTATATTATTTGTTATTTTGAATTTTATAACTTTCAAGAAACCTAATTTGGTTGAAAGTATTTCTAATATGAGACTTTCATATTGGATTCTAATTCTAATAATTATTATGTCCTCTATTCTATTTTTCTTTGATGGAAATCCTGAAGATTTTATTTATTTCCGATTTTAG